The Nocardioides zeae genome includes the window GGGTCGGAGGTGGCGGTCTCCGCGGCGTCGCCGCCCGCGTCGTCCGATCCCGAGCAGGCGGAGAGGGCGAGGGTGAGCGCGAGGGTCCCGAGAGCGATCCGCTTCATGGCACGCGACCCTAGCGGCAGCGGTCCCCGGCGTCGGTGACGCCGGGGACCGCTGCGGGTGCCCGGTGCGGTGCTCAGCCGGCCGCGGGCGCGATCTCGTTCGGCGTGACGTCGAGCTCCGTGCTCGCGACGACCTCGCCGGTGGTGAGGTCGACCGCGTGGACGCTGTTGGCGGCGGGCTCGGTCACGTAGGCGATGTCGCCGGAGACCTGGATGGCCGGGTGCGGGTCCTGCCACTCGACCGGGCCCTCCCACGGGGCGATGACGTCGAAGGTGTCGGTGAGCTCGCCGGTGGTCGGGTCGATCACGTGGATCGCGCCGTCGGTGGCGAGGACGTACCCGAGGTCGCCGGGGCCGCGCGCGAGGTCGCGGAAGGTGTACGACGCGCCCTCGGGCAGCGCGACGACGTCGAGCGTGCCGGCCGCGGTGTCGACGAGCGTGACGGCGTCGAGGAGGTAGCCCTCCGCGTCGGGGTCGGTCTTGTAGTCGCCGAGCACGATCGGGCTCGAGTCGGTGGTGAAGGCGTTGCCCATGCGGCCGTAGGGCTGGTCGGGCGCGTCGAGCTTGGTGATGGCGCCGTCCTGGTAGACCAGCGCCCCGTCCTCGCAGCCGAAGACGACGGCCTCGTCCTGGGCCGTGCCCTCGCCGTGCACGCCCGGGCACTCGTCGTTGCGGGCGACGACCTCGCCGGAGGCGTCGCGGACCTCGATGCCGGTGCGGCCGTCGGCGTTGCCGACCGTCGTGAGGAACGTGCCGTCCTCGAGCACGATCGAGACGCCGTGGTGGGCCTCGACACCCGGCACGGTCTCCGCCTCCGGCAGCTCCCCGGCCGCGACGGCGTCCGCGAGGGCGGCGGTCTCGACGATCGTCGTGTCGCTCGTGCCGTCGGCGTAGAGCACCGTCTTGTCCGCGTGCCGCACGACGTGGCCCGGCGTGTCGGCCGGGAACACGAGGTCGGTGAGGGTCGCGCCCTCGGACGTGCCCGCGCCCGTGTCGAGCACCTGGAAGCCGTCGGCCACGGTGACCATGACGTTCCGGCCGTCGCCGGCCGGGTTGAGGCGGGTGAACTCCTCGGAGTCGAGCTCGGCCACGGTCTCCAGCGTGGTGCCGTCGAGCACGAGGATGCCGCCCTCGTGGGCGACGGCCAGGCGGGGTCCGGCGCTCCAGCTGGTCGCGGCCGACGCGGTCGTCCCGTCGTCGGACGGCGAGGCGTCGTCGGAGCCGGACGAGCAGGCGGCCAGCGTGGACAGGGCCAGGGCGCTGGCGGCGCTGAGGGCGACGGACGCCGCGCGGGGTGGGTGGAAGGTGCGCATCGGGTTCCTCTTCATCTGGTGGTGGGTCGGGTGGAGCAGCGCTCAGGAGAGCGCCGCGCCGATGCGCTGCGTGTTGACGCGCATCATCGTCAGGTAGTCGGGGGCGCCGCCGTCGGCGGCGGTCAGCGACTCGGTGTAGAGCTCGACGACCTCGACCTGCACGTCCGCCTCGCTCGCGAGGGCCTGCACGAGCCGATCGGGGGAGGAGGACTCGGCGAAGATCGCCGGCACGCCGGTCTCCTCGATCGCCTCGACGAGGTCGGACAGGTCGGAGGCGGAGGGCGCGGCCAGCGTCGTCCCGCCCGGGATCACCGCGCCGACGACGTCGAAGTCGAAGCGCTGGGCGAGGTACCCGAACACGTGGTGGTTGGTCACCAGGGCGCGCCGATCGGCGGGGACGGCCGCGAAGGCGTCGGTCATCTCCGTCTCGATCCCGACCACCGAGTCCCGGTACGCCGCGACGTCGTCCGCGAGGCGACCGGCGTCGATACCGTCGATGTCGGCGAGCACGGGCTCGAGGGCGTCGAGCACGTCGAGGACGCGGGCGGGGTCGGTCCAGAAGTGCGGATCGGGGGTGCCGGCGGCGTCGCCCTCGGCGTACTCCAGCACCTCGATCGCGTCGCCGGCCACGAACGTGGCGACCCCGTCGTCGGCCGCGGCGTCGAGGTGCTGCTGGAGCCCCTCCTCGAGTCCGAGGCCGTTGGAGACGACCAGGTCGGCGGACCGCACGCGGGCGGCCTCCTGGGCGGAGATCTCGAAGGAGTGCGGATCGGCGTCGGGCTTCATCAGGGTCAGCACCTCGGCCTGGTCGCCGACGACGTTCTCGACGACGTCGCCGAGGATGTTGGTGGAGACGACGACGAGCGGCCCGTCGCCGGAGCCGACGTCGCAGGCGATGAGGGCGCCGGCGGCCAGGAGGGTGCCGGCGAGGGCGGCGAGGGGGCGGGTACGGCGCACGTCAGCGTCCTGTCTCGGCGGTGAAGCGGGGCTCGGTGTCGGTGGTGAAGGACCGTGCGACGCGGGCGTCGTCGGCGACGTCGATCTCGTGCAGCTGCTGCTCGACGGGGCCGGACAGGTAGGTGCGCTGCTGGTCGGCGACGAGGGCCGGGGTGCGGCCGGCCGCGAGCGAGGCCGCGACGAGCGGCTCGGTCTCCGCCAGGAGCGTCCCGTCGGCGCCGTCGAGCACGAGCACGCGGCCGTCGGACGCGAGGGCCACGACGTGCTCGTCCTCGTCGTCCACGGCGGTGACGTGCGCGAGGGGAGCCGGAGCGGGGAGCAGGGTCCAGGAGCGCTGGCGGGTGTCGAGGAGCCACACGCCGTCGGCGCCCTCGGGTCCGGCGAGCGCGGCGACGGTGGGTCGACCCTCGCGGTTCGCGAACGAGGTGGCGGGGGCCGCCGTCGTACCGGCCGGGTAGGGGATCCGCTCCACCGTCAGCTCGTCGTCGACGACGGTCGCGAGGAGCGCCCCGTCCGCACAGCCGACGACGGCGCCGACGCGGGTCGTGAGGGTGCCGGAGGCGCCGGCGCAGGTCTCCTCCAGCCCGGTCGGCTCGCCGTCGGCGGTGTAGCCGCGCACGGAGCCCGCCGTGCCGCCCTCGCCGGGGGCGGTCACGAGCGCGAACGACCCGACCGGCACCACCAGACCGGCGTGCGGCTCGGTGTCGAGACGGAACCGCTCGACCAGGTCGCCCTTGGAGAGCGCCTCGGTGTCGAGCAGGACGGCCTCGCCGGAGTCCGCGAAGTAGAGGCCGGTGCCCGACGTCGTCGAGGAGTTGGTGGTGGCGACCGTCGCCGTGCCGTCGCCGCTCACGGCGCCGACGAGGCGGGGCTCCGCGCGGTAGTAGTGGAAGTGGTCGACGTGGTCCCAGGTCCAGCGCCCGCTGTCGACCACCTCGACCCCGGCGTCGGTCTGCACGAAGAGGTAGCGGCCGTCGCTGACCATCGCGCTCGGGGCGCCGACGGTGCCGATCTCGGTGGTGCTCTCGTCGAGGAGGTCGAGGTGCGTCACGGTCCCGGTCGGGTCGACGGTCGTGAGGCCGACCGGCGGCTCGGCGACCTCGGCGGCACCGGCGACCGCGCCGTGGCCGTCGCCGGAGGTCGGCGCGGCTCCGTCGGCCGTGTCGGGCCCGTCGCTGTCGCCGGCGGCACAGCCGGCCGCGGTCAGCGCCAGCGCGGCGGTGAGGGTGAGGCGGGAGAAGCGGGGGAGCACGGGTTCCTCTCGGTGGGGAGGGGCGGGGTGGACGGGTCAGGCGGCTGCGGGAGACCGCTCGGCGCGCGCCGGGACCGGCGCAGGTCGGAGCGCCGCGACGCCGCGGCGCAGCAGCCACGACAGGCAGGCGATCGCGATCGCGGAGGCGGCGACGGACGCGCCCGCGGCGGTGGCGGCGTGCCACGACACGAGGAGGCCCGTCGCGA containing:
- the aztD gene encoding zinc metallochaperone AztD — protein: MRTFHPPRAASVALSAASALALSTLAACSSGSDDASPSDDGTTASAATSWSAGPRLAVAHEGGILVLDGTTLETVAELDSEEFTRLNPAGDGRNVMVTVADGFQVLDTGAGTSEGATLTDLVFPADTPGHVVRHADKTVLYADGTSDTTIVETAALADAVAAGELPEAETVPGVEAHHGVSIVLEDGTFLTTVGNADGRTGIEVRDASGEVVARNDECPGVHGEGTAQDEAVVFGCEDGALVYQDGAITKLDAPDQPYGRMGNAFTTDSSPIVLGDYKTDPDAEGYLLDAVTLVDTAAGTLDVVALPEGASYTFRDLARGPGDLGYVLATDGAIHVIDPTTGELTDTFDVIAPWEGPVEWQDPHPAIQVSGDIAYVTEPAANSVHAVDLTTGEVVASTELDVTPNEIAPAAG
- the aztC gene encoding zinc ABC transporter substrate-binding protein AztC, producing MRRTRPLAALAGTLLAAGALIACDVGSGDGPLVVVSTNILGDVVENVVGDQAEVLTLMKPDADPHSFEISAQEAARVRSADLVVSNGLGLEEGLQQHLDAAADDGVATFVAGDAIEVLEYAEGDAAGTPDPHFWTDPARVLDVLDALEPVLADIDGIDAGRLADDVAAYRDSVVGIETEMTDAFAAVPADRRALVTNHHVFGYLAQRFDFDVVGAVIPGGTTLAAPSASDLSDLVEAIEETGVPAIFAESSSPDRLVQALASEADVQVEVVELYTESLTAADGGAPDYLTMMRVNTQRIGAALS
- a CDS encoding ABC transporter, translated to MLPRFSRLTLTAALALTAAGCAAGDSDGPDTADGAAPTSGDGHGAVAGAAEVAEPPVGLTTVDPTGTVTHLDLLDESTTEIGTVGAPSAMVSDGRYLFVQTDAGVEVVDSGRWTWDHVDHFHYYRAEPRLVGAVSGDGTATVATTNSSTTSGTGLYFADSGEAVLLDTEALSKGDLVERFRLDTEPHAGLVVPVGSFALVTAPGEGGTAGSVRGYTADGEPTGLEETCAGASGTLTTRVGAVVGCADGALLATVVDDELTVERIPYPAGTTAAPATSFANREGRPTVAALAGPEGADGVWLLDTRQRSWTLLPAPAPLAHVTAVDDEDEHVVALASDGRVLVLDGADGTLLAETEPLVAASLAAGRTPALVADQQRTYLSGPVEQQLHEIDVADDARVARSFTTDTEPRFTAETGR